In Moorella sp. Hama-1, a single genomic region encodes these proteins:
- a CDS encoding 4Fe-4S dicluster domain-containing protein, which translates to MKKVYARPAYCMNCHLCEVNCIVAHSQSHDLFRAYKRENLRDTNRVLVEERLPLSVAVQCRHCDDPACVAGCIAGAMIKDPATGIVYCQEEKCVGCWTCIASCPFGAIRPGEKNGRPVPYKCDLCREEDEPACVASCPNRALVFAERGVGA; encoded by the coding sequence GTGAAGAAAGTCTATGCCCGGCCGGCCTACTGTATGAACTGCCACCTGTGCGAAGTCAACTGCATTGTCGCCCATTCCCAGAGCCATGATCTCTTCCGGGCTTATAAACGCGAGAATTTAAGGGATACCAACCGGGTGCTGGTGGAAGAGCGCCTGCCCCTCTCGGTGGCCGTCCAGTGCCGCCACTGTGACGACCCCGCCTGTGTGGCCGGTTGCATCGCCGGAGCTATGATCAAAGACCCGGCCACAGGGATTGTCTACTGCCAGGAGGAGAAGTGTGTGGGCTGCTGGACGTGCATCGCCAGCTGTCCCTTCGGGGCCATCCGGCCCGGCGAGAAAAACGGCCGTCCGGTACCCTACAAGTGCGACCTCTGCCGGGAGGAAGACGAACCGGCTTGCGTGGCCAGCTGCCCCAACCGGGCCCTGGTTTTCGCGGAGAGGGGAGTGGGAGCATGA
- a CDS encoding glutamate synthase-related protein, translated as MPTLSLMSPEFSVVRDENKCVKCLACVRQCGFDAQQYDAADDRLYTIDANCVNCQRCVSICPAGALTIYKNPPPMRPNAYWSEGHLRNIMKQAETGGVLLTGMGNDQPYPTYFDRLLLNASQVTNPSIDPLREPMELRTYLGSRTEPVSLKERQDKTRTPLVPLETPIMFSAMSYGSISHTAFESLARAAKEFGTLFNTGEGGLPEDLYQYADHAVVQVASGRFGVHADYLNAGRVVEIKIGQGAKPGIGGHLPGEKITAAVSATRMIPEGTDALSPAPHHDIYSIEDLKQLIYTLKETTRYQKPVSVKVSAVHNVAAIASGIARAGADIITVDGFRGGTGAAPTMIRDHVGIPIELAIAAVDQRLRDEGIRNHVSLVAAGGFRSSADIVKAIALGADAVYIATAALIALGCHLCQKCYTGKCSWGIATQDPYKTRRINPEIGAERLYNLLRGWSHEIKEMLGGMGINSIESLRGNRLHLRGVGLNEVELRLLGVKHAGEAI; from the coding sequence ATGCCGACTCTCAGCCTGATGTCCCCCGAGTTCAGCGTCGTTCGCGATGAGAATAAGTGCGTCAAGTGCCTGGCCTGCGTGCGCCAGTGCGGCTTCGACGCCCAGCAGTATGACGCTGCCGATGACCGCCTGTACACCATAGACGCCAATTGCGTCAATTGCCAGCGCTGCGTCAGCATCTGCCCGGCCGGGGCCCTGACAATCTATAAAAACCCGCCGCCCATGCGGCCCAATGCCTATTGGAGCGAGGGACACCTGCGCAACATTATGAAGCAGGCGGAAACCGGCGGGGTGCTGCTGACGGGGATGGGCAACGACCAGCCCTATCCCACCTATTTTGACCGGTTATTATTAAATGCCAGCCAGGTGACCAACCCCTCCATTGACCCCTTGCGGGAACCCATGGAACTGCGGACCTACCTGGGCAGCCGTACCGAACCAGTGTCCCTGAAGGAGCGCCAGGACAAAACCCGGACCCCCCTGGTCCCCCTGGAGACACCCATCATGTTCTCGGCCATGTCCTACGGGTCCATCAGCCATACGGCCTTCGAATCCCTGGCCCGGGCGGCTAAGGAATTCGGCACTCTATTCAACACCGGCGAGGGGGGCCTCCCCGAGGATCTCTACCAGTATGCCGACCATGCCGTGGTCCAGGTAGCCTCCGGTCGTTTCGGTGTCCATGCCGACTACCTGAATGCCGGCAGGGTGGTGGAGATTAAAATTGGCCAGGGCGCCAAGCCCGGTATCGGCGGTCACCTGCCCGGAGAAAAGATCACCGCCGCCGTATCGGCGACAAGGATGATCCCCGAGGGCACCGACGCCCTGTCGCCGGCGCCCCATCATGATATCTATTCCATTGAGGACCTGAAACAGTTAATCTATACGTTAAAAGAAACCACCCGCTATCAGAAGCCGGTCTCCGTCAAGGTATCGGCTGTCCACAACGTGGCCGCCATCGCCAGCGGCATCGCCCGGGCCGGGGCGGATATTATCACCGTCGACGGCTTCCGCGGCGGCACCGGCGCCGCCCCGACCATGATCCGCGACCATGTCGGCATCCCTATTGAGCTGGCCATTGCCGCCGTCGACCAGCGGCTCCGGGACGAGGGTATCCGCAATCATGTCTCCCTGGTGGCGGCCGGCGGTTTCCGCAGCAGCGCCGATATCGTTAAAGCCATCGCCCTGGGGGCCGACGCCGTTTATATCGCCACGGCGGCCCTTATTGCCCTGGGCTGCCACCTCTGCCAGAAGTGCTACACCGGCAAGTGCAGCTGGGGTATCGCTACCCAGGACCCCTATAAAACCCGGCGGATCAACCCGGAGATCGGCGCCGAACGCCTCTATAACCTGCTGCGGGGATGGTCCCACGAGATTAAGGAAATGCTGGGCGGCATGGGTATCAACTCCATCGAGAGCCTGCGCGGCAATCGTTTGCACCTGCGGGGCGTAGGTTTGAACGAAGTCGAACTGCGGCTCCTGGGTGTCAAGCACGCCGGCGAAGCCATCTAA
- a CDS encoding class II glutamine amidotransferase, protein MLREGDYRIPSGCAISGFINKDGRRVDGQAIIKSIALMQERSNGLGGGFAAYGIYPEYKDYYALHLLFEDKLSRNQVEDLIKDNFYIEAEDRIPTRHVKSIGKAPLLWRYFVTPRVSKIDESQETEENFMTRLVMRINAQVSGAYVVSSGKNMGAFKGVGYPEDIGEFFRLDEYQAYSWIAHGRFPTNTPGWWGGAHPFTLLDWSVVHNGEVSSYGANRRFLEMYDYKITLQTDTEVIAYAIDLLVRRHKLPLELAARVLAAPFWQEIDRLPAGERDLYTRLRVVYGSLLLNGPFSIIVGFSGGIMALNDRLKLRPLVAGAQANTLYVASEEAAIREICPDVEQVWYPRGGEPVVGRLEEEAQCRLSA, encoded by the coding sequence ATGCTCAGGGAGGGAGATTACCGGATACCATCGGGATGCGCCATCAGCGGTTTCATTAATAAAGACGGCCGCCGGGTCGACGGCCAGGCCATCATCAAATCCATCGCCCTGATGCAAGAGCGCTCCAACGGCCTGGGAGGCGGTTTCGCCGCCTACGGCATTTACCCGGAATACAAGGATTATTACGCCCTGCATCTGCTCTTTGAAGACAAATTAAGCCGCAACCAGGTCGAGGATCTCATTAAAGACAATTTTTATATTGAAGCCGAGGACCGTATCCCCACCCGGCACGTCAAATCCATCGGCAAGGCGCCCCTGCTCTGGCGCTATTTTGTCACCCCCAGGGTGTCGAAAATTGATGAATCCCAGGAGACGGAAGAGAACTTCATGACCCGGCTGGTCATGCGCATCAACGCCCAGGTCAGCGGTGCCTATGTAGTCTCCAGCGGGAAAAACATGGGCGCCTTTAAAGGGGTCGGTTACCCGGAGGACATCGGTGAGTTCTTCCGCCTGGATGAATATCAGGCCTACAGCTGGATCGCCCACGGCCGTTTTCCCACCAATACCCCCGGGTGGTGGGGCGGGGCCCATCCCTTCACCCTGCTGGACTGGTCCGTCGTTCACAACGGCGAGGTCTCGTCTTACGGCGCCAACCGCCGTTTCCTGGAGATGTACGACTATAAAATCACCCTGCAGACGGATACGGAGGTCATCGCCTACGCCATTGACCTGCTGGTCCGCCGCCATAAACTCCCCCTGGAGCTGGCAGCCCGGGTGCTGGCGGCCCCCTTCTGGCAGGAAATCGACCGCTTGCCGGCCGGGGAGCGCGACCTCTACACCCGCCTGCGGGTGGTCTACGGCAGTCTCCTGCTGAATGGCCCCTTTTCCATCATTGTCGGCTTTAGCGGGGGCATCATGGCTTTGAATGACCGCCTGAAACTGCGGCCCCTGGTGGCCGGTGCTCAAGCCAATACCCTTTATGTGGCCAGTGAAGAAGCGGCCATCCGGGAGATTTGCCCTGACGTGGAACAGGTCTGGTACCCGCGGGGCGGCGAGCCGGTTGTCGGTCGCCTGGAGGAGGAAGCCCAATGCCGACTCTCAGCCTGA
- the glnA gene encoding type I glutamate--ammonia ligase, with amino-acid sequence MDDKEKKAAVLQQAEEWGVKFVRLQFTDIFGVLKNVAIPVDQLPKALNNELMFDGSSIEGFVRIEESDMYLRPDPDTFVVFPWRPHEGSVARLICDVYNPDGTPFAGCPRCTLKRVMAEAAAMGFAMNAGPEAEFFLFNTDGDGRPTLETQDRAGYFDLTPVDLGEDARRDMVLTLEQMGFEIEASHHEVAPGQHEIDFKYAEALTTADRIATFKFVVRTIAQRHGLHATFMPKPIFGINGSGMHANLSLSKDGKNAFDDPSGELGLSQVAYNFIAGVMTHARALTAVTNPTINSYKRLVPGYEAPVYIAWSPRNRSPLIRVPAKRGASTRIEVRHPDPSCNPYLALAVLLQAGLDGIKKGLTPPPPTDKNIFAMAPAELEAEGIGVLPGSLEEAIGALEQDEVIRAALGPHIYERLTLAQKLECDEYRTRVHQWEIDQYLTKF; translated from the coding sequence ATGGATGACAAGGAAAAGAAAGCCGCGGTCCTGCAACAGGCCGAAGAATGGGGCGTTAAGTTTGTTCGCCTCCAGTTTACGGATATTTTCGGGGTGCTTAAAAATGTCGCTATTCCGGTAGATCAACTCCCCAAAGCCCTCAATAACGAGCTGATGTTCGACGGCTCCTCCATTGAAGGCTTTGTCCGCATCGAGGAATCCGATATGTACCTGCGCCCGGATCCGGATACCTTCGTCGTCTTCCCCTGGCGGCCCCACGAGGGCTCGGTGGCCCGCCTTATCTGCGACGTCTACAACCCGGACGGCACGCCCTTCGCCGGTTGCCCTCGTTGCACCTTAAAAAGGGTAATGGCTGAGGCGGCAGCAATGGGCTTTGCCATGAATGCCGGTCCGGAAGCCGAATTCTTCCTTTTCAATACTGATGGCGACGGCCGGCCGACCCTGGAGACCCAGGACCGCGCCGGTTACTTTGACCTGACCCCGGTGGACCTGGGTGAAGACGCCCGCCGGGACATGGTCCTGACCCTGGAGCAGATGGGCTTTGAAATCGAAGCCTCCCACCACGAGGTGGCTCCCGGCCAGCACGAAATCGATTTTAAATACGCCGAGGCCCTGACTACCGCCGACCGCATTGCCACCTTTAAATTTGTGGTCCGCACCATTGCCCAGCGGCACGGCCTCCACGCCACCTTTATGCCCAAGCCTATCTTTGGCATCAATGGTTCCGGCATGCACGCCAACCTCTCTTTATCAAAAGATGGCAAGAATGCCTTCGACGACCCGTCCGGCGAGCTGGGCTTAAGCCAGGTAGCTTACAACTTTATCGCCGGTGTCATGACCCACGCCCGGGCCCTGACGGCCGTCACCAACCCGACTATTAACTCCTATAAGCGCCTGGTGCCGGGTTACGAAGCACCGGTCTATATTGCCTGGTCGCCACGCAACCGTAGTCCCTTAATCCGCGTGCCGGCCAAACGGGGAGCCTCCACCCGGATTGAGGTGCGCCACCCGGATCCCTCCTGCAACCCCTACCTGGCCCTGGCTGTCCTCCTGCAGGCCGGCCTGGACGGCATCAAAAAGGGTCTGACGCCGCCGCCACCGACGGATAAAAACATCTTTGCCATGGCCCCGGCGGAACTGGAAGCCGAGGGCATCGGCGTCCTGCCCGGCAGCCTGGAGGAAGCCATAGGTGCCCTGGAGCAGGACGAAGTCATCCGCGCCGCCCTGGGACCCCATATCTACGAACGCCTGACCCTGGCCCAGAAACTGGAGTGCGATGAATACCGCACCCGGGTCCACCAGTGGGAGATCGACCAGTACCTCACCAAGTTTTAG
- a CDS encoding ANTAR domain-containing response regulator: MQQAKIFIACADSSARQNLKYMLVREGYLIAGEAPDGSQALRMIRTLQPGLVILDSDLQGTSALEIARIIDEDRVAPVILLASTWRRNLIIRTRDLPVFAYLIKPVQESTLIPAVEAALANYRRVTQLEQEISKLKETLASRKVVERAKGILMDTMGLTEAEAYRRLQRQSMDRCVPMKTIAEAIIVAHELQHGSLTAKSNGGNSGKA, from the coding sequence ATGCAGCAAGCCAAAATTTTTATTGCCTGTGCCGACTCGTCTGCCCGGCAAAACCTGAAGTACATGCTGGTACGCGAAGGTTACCTTATCGCCGGGGAAGCCCCGGATGGCAGCCAGGCCCTGCGAATGATCCGTACCCTGCAGCCCGGTCTGGTGATTCTGGATAGCGATCTCCAGGGCACCAGCGCCCTGGAAATAGCCCGGATCATTGATGAGGACCGGGTAGCGCCGGTAATCCTCCTGGCTTCTACCTGGCGCCGGAATTTGATTATACGCACCCGGGATCTTCCTGTTTTTGCCTATCTTATCAAACCGGTTCAGGAGAGTACCCTTATCCCGGCGGTAGAAGCAGCCCTGGCCAATTATCGCCGGGTAACCCAATTGGAACAGGAGATCAGCAAGTTAAAGGAAACCCTGGCCTCCCGCAAAGTCGTGGAGCGGGCCAAGGGGATTTTAATGGATACCATGGGTTTAACGGAGGCCGAGGCCTACCGGCGCCTGCAGCGCCAGAGTATGGATCGCTGCGTACCCATGAAAACCATCGCTGAAGCCATTATTGTCGCCCACGAACTCCAGCACGGTAGCCTCACGGCTAAAAGTAACGGCGGGAATTCCGGCAAAGCATAA